Proteins found in one Pelmatolapia mariae isolate MD_Pm_ZW linkage group LG7, Pm_UMD_F_2, whole genome shotgun sequence genomic segment:
- the tnca gene encoding tenascin isoform X3, with translation MGTQGLLGCLLLITCLTLSNAGLVKKILRHRRQTLASPEDHNITLPRADHPVVFNHVYNINVPGSSLCSVDLDATESTHLHPKDAPVSSGHHMTEHTLDGESQIVFTHRINIPRQACGCTDHLTGLKALMSRLEMLEGEVSALRDQCHSEGACCSAQVKGEVGTKPYCNGHGNFSAETCGCICEPGWKGPNCTEPECPKNCQDRGHCVDGKCKCFKGFAGEDCSFEACSVDCSVHGQCVGGVCVCTDGFFGEDCSQSKCLNNCLGRGRCDDGDCVCDEPWTGFDCSELICPKDCYDRGRCLNGTCYCDEGFAGEDCGEHICPNNCRGNGFCVDGQCVCTAGYSGEDCSQLTCLNDCNGRGTCFSGMCICDTGYQGEDCSQLACLNNCNNRGQCINGQCACDVGFQGDDCSELSCPNSCLHRGRCLNGQCVCEEGFAGEDCSIRTCPSNCYGRGECTEGRCLCHAGFTGEDCSELSCPNNCRNRGRCINGQCVCDEGFAGEDCSQRACPNDCLTRGYCVDGECICHEGYSGDDCSVLTCPDNCNNRGRCVDGRCMCEIGYEGESCAMMSCINNCQDKGHCVNGQCVCDEGYIGEDCSQVSPPKDLTVGEVTSETVGLSWNNEMLVTEYLVTYVPTIPGGLLQEFTVSGDKTAATVKELEPGLEYLINVYAVLSNKRSIPVSARVATDLPQPEGLRFKSVRETSVEVIWDQLDIPFDGWEIYFRNMKEENGKVSSTLPPSQNQFFQSGLGPGQEYEVSINIIKNNTRGPQTTQTFTTKIDGPQQVQVKDITDSSALISWSQPVAPMDGITMFYMPSSDPSDENRVDISPPDKQYSIDGLRPDTEYTVSLISRSGDITSDPVTATFTTALDAPTNLQTVSQTDNSITLEWTNSEADISSYRVKYSPISGEIHGEEVFKRGSGDSTQATITRLKPGTEYGIGVTAVKNERESLPATTNAATDLDPPRDFEEIESTETSLTVRWQKPQAKISGYKLVYISRDGQVGEVGFPAATTTYHLPNLTPGMSYTLTLAAERGHKRSTPVSLSASTASFTFYLADSDDRELATPTGLEDNVISFVYLDPSESQFSGTEPEDEPGVLTISSVTSDGFDLSWKLKARGVYDSFALEYKDTQRLWDMREVQLPGDAHGSRIHGLTASTEYLIKLYGITGSQRAALLEAVAITAPKPTSPDVLTLSIKDASTLPQSVPDNEAVQNPDILDTLNNEVTSTSDSGGISSGAEPDSSGLDLLGDLTVSVTATSVKLAWSAPDEAFDSFLVELTAPSATTQPHVTTVPGNMRKAEIEGLSPATHYDITLQGLVEGERSLPLRVFATTEMLTPMVVNLTISDITWDGFTASWSPTSGDFDSFVIEVTNLENFAESQNLTLSGDALSLGISGLNPNTSYMVGLYGMYQGSFLEPVYSEATTVNQPVVGKIYITNLTSESFSILWNGTEGEFDGFVLEIIDSDWLMEPKEYNISHDVKSYDVTGLRPSTDYIAYLYGTYKGSRTSAVSIVASTAEEPDLSKLVVSNITSDRFSLSWRTREKAFDKFIVEVRESALPSQAMGRALPGDVRSTVMAGLKASTGYNIKLYATGVDGQNTQPLFAVATTEDIPQLGPIAASSASPHNLSLSWSTVSGHFDGFVIRVSDSEQQSETLEFRLPGEVRNITVTNLMDATGYDIELYGISHGRHTPTVLAHAVTAPLPKVENLTISNITPYGFRVSWGVKHQLPQDNLTPSSGGFSHFHIVVTDSGWLLKAQEFTVPGNQSHLDIGGLITGIGYEVRLTGVSESGLLSRPLTAVAVTEAEPEVEHLFVSDVTADSFRLTWTANEDLFDRFVIKIRDSKRLAHPQEHSVRGDERTKVITGLMGGTEYEIELYGATLDRRSQPITGVVQTGLSTPRGLHFSEVTDSSALVHWSMPRSPVDNYRITYVPFEGGSPMTLTVDGSVFKALLPNMIPGKTYQVTVSALKGLEESDPSTDTVTTGLDRPRGLTVINVTDTSALLLWQPSVATVDGYIITYSADSVSPTVEHVSGNIVEFEMNSLVPATHYTVGVHAMKEAERSASAVTEFTTDVDPPRDLIAMNIQTDSATLKWRPPHAAVTGYMLSFSSADGTIREVMLSPTASSYSMSQLTGSTEYNVRLQAAAGAQRSRHVATVFTTLGQLYRRPRDCAQILLNGETTSGLYTIYIGGEESQPIQVYCDMTTDGGGWLVFLRRQNGKLEFFRNWKNYTAGFGNMNDEFWLGLSNLHKITSSGHYELRVDLRDNGETAYAQYDKFTIAEPRTRYKVYIGTYSGTAGDSMTYHQGRPFSTYDNDNDIAVTNCALSYKGAFWYKNCHRVNLMGKYGDKSHSKGINWFHWKGHEHSIQFAEMKIRPANFRNFESRKKRS, from the exons ATGGGTACACAAGGCCTTCTGGGCTGCCTTCTCCTAATCACTTGCCTCACCTTATCAAATGCTGGGCTTGTGAAAAAAATCCTACGGCATCGACGACAGACTTTGGCATCCCCTGAAGATCATAACATAACCCTCCCGAGAGCAGATCATCCTGTGGTTTTCAACCACGTCTATAACATTAATGTTCCTGGCAGTTCCTTGTGCTCAGTGGACCTAGACGCTACAGAAAGTACGCACCTTCATCCCAAAGATGCACCAGTCTCCTCAGGCCATCACATGACCGAGCACACGCTCGACGGGGAGAGCCAGATTGTCTTCACTCACCGCATCAACATACCTCGGCAGGCCTGCGGTTGCACCGACCACTTGACCGGTCTAAAAGCCCTCATGAGCCGGCTTGAGATGCTTGAGGGAGAAGTTTCAGCTTTGAGGGATCAGTGCCACAGTGAAGGGGCCTGCTGCAGTGCTCAGGTCAAAG gtgaagtgggAACAAAACCTTACTGTAATGGTCATGGAAACTTCAGCGCTGAAACCTGTGGCTGCATATGTGAGCCTGGCTGGAAGGGACCCAACTGCACCGAACCCGAGTGCCCAAAGAACTGCCAGGACCGAGGCCACTGCGTGGATGGAAAGTGCAAGTGCTTTAAAGGCTTCGCTGGAGAAGACTGCTCATTTGAGGCCTGCTCTGTGGACTGCAGCGTGCATGGCCAGTGCGTGGGTGGCGTTTGCGTCTGTACGGATGGTTTCTTTGGCGAAGATTGTTCTCAGAGCAAGTGCCTCAATAACTGCCTAGGCCGTGGGCGCTGTGATGACGGagattgtgtgtgtgatgaACCATGGACTGGCTTTGACTGCTCTGAGCTTATCTGCCCCAAAGACTGCTACGACCGTGGACGCTGTCTGAATGGAACTTGCTACTGCGATGAAGGATTCGCCGGGGAAGATTGTGGAGAGCACATCTGTCCCAACAACTGCCGTGGTAATGGTTTCTGTGTCGATGGCCAGTGCGTCTGCACAGCTGGCTACAGTGGAGAAGACTGCAGTCAGCTCacctgcctgaatgactgtaaCGGTAGAGGAACCTGCTTCAGTGGGATGTGCATCTGTGACACAGGGTATCAGGGTGAAGATTGTAGCCAGTTGGCATGTCTGAACAACTGTAACAACAGAGGCCAGTGCATAAATGGACAGTGTGCGTGTGATGTTGGCTTCCAGGGAGACGATTGCTCCGAGCTGTCCTGTCCAAACAGCTGCTTGCACAGGGGGCGCTGTCTCAATGGTCAATGTGTATGCGAGGAAGGCTTCGCCGGTGAGGACTGCAGCATCCGCACATGCCCTTCAAACTGCTACGGCCGTGGAGAGTGCACCGAGGGGCGTTGTTTATGCCACGCAGGCTTCACTGGTGAGGACTGCAGTGAACTGAGCTGCCCCAACAACTGTAGGAACCGTGGCCGGTGCATCAATGGTCAGTGTGTCTGTGACGAAGGGTTTGCAGGAGAAGACTGCAGTCAGAGAGCTTGTCCCAACGACTGCCTGACCCGCGGTTACTGTGTGGACGGAGAGTGCATTTGTCACGAAGGCTATTCGGGAGACGATTGCTCCGTGCTCACCTGTCCAGATAACTGCAACAACAGGGGGCGTTGCGTCGACGGAAGATGCATGTGTGAGATCGGATATGAAGGAGAAAGCTGTGCAATGATGAGCTGCATCAACAACTGCCAGGACAAAGGGCACTGCGTGAACGGTCAGTGTGTCTGCGATGAGGGATACATAGGAGAAGACTGCTCACAAG TATCTCCTCCAAAGGACCTAACTGTTGGGGAGGTCACCAGTGAGACTGTCGGCCTGTCCTGGAACAATGAGATGCTGGTCACAGAGTATCTCGTCACATATGTGCCCACAATTCCTGGCGGTCTTCTCCAAGAGTTCACTGTGTCTGGAGACAAAACCGCTGCAACTGTTAAAGAGCTTGAGCCTGGTCTTGAGTATCTGATTAATGTCTACGCTGTTCTGAGTAACAAAAGGAGCATCCCTGTGAGTGCACGGGTGGCCACAG ACCTTCCGCAGCCAGAAGGGTTAAGATTCAAATCAGTAAGAGAGACATCAGTCGAGGTCATTTGGGACCAGCTGGACATCCCCTTTGATGGCTGGGAGATCTATTTCCGCAACATG aaagaagaaaatggaaaagtttcaaGCACCCTTCCACCCTCTCAGAACCAGTTCTTCCAATCAGGGCTTGGACCAGGACAGGAGTATGAAGTCTCCATCAACATCATCAAGAACAACACCAGAGGACCCCAAACAACCCAAACATTCACTACCA AGATCGACGGCCCTCAGCAGGTGCAGGTGAAGGATATAACGGACTCCTCGGCTCTGATCAGCTGGTCTCAGCCAGTGGCTCCCATGGATGGAATCACCATGTTTTACATGCCCAGCTCTGACCCTTCAGATGAAAATCGTGTGGATATATCCCCCCCAGACAAGCAGTATAGCATTGATGGTCTGAGGCCAGACACCGAGTACACAGTGTCGCTCATTTCCAGGAGTGGAGACATCACCAGTGACCCTGTCACTGCCACATTCACTACAG CACTGGATGCCCCCACGAACCTTCAGACTGTGTCCCAGACAGACAACAGCATCACCCTGGAGTGGACCAACAGTGAAGCTGATATTAGCAGCTATCGGGTAAAATACAGTCCCATCTCTGGGGAAATTCATGGTGAGGAAGTGTTCAAGCGAGGATCAGGCGATAGCACACAGGCTACCATCACCA GGCTAAAGCCAGGTACAGAGTACGGGATTGGAGTGACTGCTGTGAAGAATGAGAGAGAAAGCCTCCCAGCTACCACAAACGCAGCAACTG ACCTCGATCCTCCCAGAGATTTTGAGGAAATCGAATCCACAGAGACGTCTCTCACTGTCAGGTGGCAGAAACCTCAGGCCAAAATCAGTGGATACAAGCTGGTGTACATCTCCAGAGACGGTCAGGTTGGGGAGGTGGGGTTCCCAGCTGCAACGACTACCTATCATTTGCCCAATCTGACTCCTGGGATGAGCTACACCCTTACTTTGGCTGCAGAGAGGGGGCACAAAAGGAGCACACCCGTCTCCCTGTCTGCATCCACAG CctctttcacattttatttagctgactCAGATGACCGTGAGCTAGCGACTCCTACAGGCTTGGAGGACAATGTCATTAGCTTTGTGTATCTAGACCCCTCCGAGTCCCAGTTTTCTGGGACCGAGCCTGAGGATGAGCCTGGAGTGCTGACTATCTCAAGTGTCACGTCTGATGGATTTGATCTGTCATGGAAACTAAAGGCTCGTGGTGTCTATGATAGTTTTGCACTAGAATATAAAGACACTCAGCGATTGTGGGACATGAGAGAGGTTCAACTTCCTGGAGATGCCCATGGCTCTAGAATCCATGGCCTGACGGCATCGACAGAATATCTAATAAAACTTTATGGAATAACAGGTAGCCAACGAGCTGCGCTACTTGAAGCTGTTGCAATCACAG CACCCAAGCCCACATCTCCAGATGTGCTTACGCTGAGTATCAAAGATGCCTCAACGCTCCCGCAGTCTGTTCCGGATAATGAAGCTGTTCAAAACCCAGACATCCTCGATACTCTAAATAATGAAGTAACTTCCACTTCTGATTCTGGCGGGATAAGCTCCGGTGCCGAGCCTGACAGCTCAGGCTTGGACCTACTCGGGGATCTCACAGTCAGTGTTACCGCCACTAGTGTAAAGCTGGCGTGGTCCGCACCCGATGAGGCGTTCGATAGCTTTTTGGTGGAGCTTACTGCTCCGTCAGCAACAACGCAACCTCATGTGACCACAGTACCAGGAAATATGAGGAAGGCTGAAATAGAAGGGTTGTCCCCTGCTACACACTATGATATTACATTGCAAGGGCTGGTGGAAGGGGAGCGATCTTTACCTCTCAGAGTTTTTGCTACTACAG AGATGCTGACGCCAATGGTGGTGAACCTCACCATCTCTGACATAACATGGGATGGCTTCACTGCGTCCTGGAGCCCCACGAGTGGGGACTTTGACAGCTTTGTGATTGAGGTAACAAACCTGGAGAATTTTGCAGAGAGCCAGAACCTCACTCTGTCCGGAGACGCTTTGAGCCTGGGTATCTCTGGGCTGAATCCCAACACCAGCTACATGGTTGGCCTGTATGGGATGTATCAGGGCTCCTTCCTTGAACCTGTGTACAGTGAAGCCACCACAG TGAATCAACCAGTGGTTGGCAAAATATATATCACGAACTTAACGTCAGAGAGCTTTTCAATCCTCTGGAATGGCACTGAAGGAGAGTTTGATGGTTTTGTCCTGGAGATAATtgattctgattggctgatggAGCCAAAGGAGTATAACATATCCCATGATGTAAAGTCCTATGATGTCACAGGGCTCAGGCCCAGCACTGATTACATAGCCTACCTCTATGGAACGTACAAGGGATCCAGAACAAGTGCAGTCAGTATTGTTGCATCGACAG CTGAAGAGCCTGATTTGTCCAAGCTAGTTGTTTCTAACATTACCTCAGACAGATTCTCTCTGTCTTGGCGGACAAGAGAGAAGGCTTTTGATAAGTTTATAGTAGAAGTCAGAGAGTCTGCTTTGCCCTCGCAGGCAATGGGGCGCGCTCTGCCTGGAGACGTGCGCTCCACAGTAATGGCGGGGCTCAAAGCGAGCACGGGCTACAACATAAAGCTGTATGCCACTGGTGTTGATGGCCAGAACACACAACCCCTATTTGCTGTAGCTACAACAG agGACATCCCACAGTTGGGGCCCATAGCTGCTTCATCTGCGAGTCCACATAACCTCAGCTTGTCCTGGAGCACTGTGTCAGGTCATTTTGATGGCTTTGTTATCCGAGTCAGTGATTCTGAGCAGCAGTCTGAGACACTGGAGTTCAGATTGCCTGGTGAAGTCCGTAACATTACAGTCACTAACCTGATGGATGCTACAGGCTATGATATTGAACTATACGGTATTTCTCATGGGCGTCACACTCCCACAGTGTTAGCCCACGCTGTCACAG CTCCTTTGCCTAAAGTGGAAAACTTGACCATTTCCAACATAACCCCCTATGGCTTCCGTGTGTCGTGGGGGGTGAAGCATCAGCTACCACAGGATAATCTAACCCCCTCTAGTGGTGGCTTCAGCCATTTCCACATAGTGGTGACAGACTCTGGCTGGCTGCTGAAGGCTCAGGAGTTCACTGTGCCAGGAAACCAAAGTCACCTGGACATCGGGGGCCTCATTACCGGCATAGGCTATGAGGTCCGACTGACAGGGGTGTCAGAGTCAGGGCTTCTCTCTCGGCCTCTGACTGCAGTGGCTGTGACAG AGGCTGAGCCAGAAGTGGAGCATCTCTTTGTCTCAGACGTCACAGCTGACAGTTTCCGTCTGACGTGGACTGCCAATGAAGATCTGTTTGACCGATTTGTGATCAAAATAAGAGACAGCAAAAGGTTAGCCCATCCTCAAGAGCACAGCGTCCGCGGCGATGAACGAACCAAGGTCATAACTGGACTTATGGGTGGCACCGAGTATGAAATCGAGCTTTATGGTGCCACATTGGATCGGCGCTCCCAACCTATTACAGGGGTTGTTCAGACAG GCCTCAGCACTCCCAGAGGACTTCACTTCTCTGAAGTGACTGACTCTTCAGCCTTAGTTCACTGGTCCATGCCTCGCTCTCCGGTGGATAACTACCGCATCACCTATGTGCCATTTGAAGGAG GAAGCCCAATGACATTGACTGTAGATGGCAGCGTGTTCAAGGCTTTGCTTCCCAATATGATTCCCGGAAAGACGTACCAAGTAACCGTCAGTGCTCTGAAGGGTCTGGAGGAAAGTGACCCCAGCACAGACACTGTGACCACAG GTTTGGACAGACCTCGTGGTCTTACTGTTATTAATGTCACGGACACTTCGGCCCTGTTGCTGTGGCAACCATCTGTCGCCACTGTTGATGGCTACATCATTACCTACAGTGCTGATTCTG TGTCCCCAACAGTGGAGCACGTTTCTGGGAACATTGTGGAGTTTGAGATGAACTCCTTGGTTCCGGCAACCCACTACACAGTGGGAGTTCATGCTATGAAAGAAGCTGAGAGGAGTGCTTCTGCTGTTACCGAATTCACCACAG ATGTGGACCCTCCTCGTGATCTGATAGCTATGAATATTCAAACTGACAGCGCCACTCTGAAGTGGAGACCACCTCATGCTGCAGTCACTGGATACATGCTCAGCTTCTCCTCTGCTGATGGAACAATCAGG GAGGTGATGCTAAGCCCAACAGCATCGTCTTACAGTATGTCGCAGCTCACTGGCTCCACGGAGTACAATGTGAGACTGCAGGCTGCCGCTGGAGCCCAGAGGAGTCGCCACGTGGCCACTGTCTTCACTACCC tcgGACAGTTGTACAGACGCCCACGGGACTGTGCTCAGATATTACTGAACGGAGAGACGACCTCTGGTCTGTATACCATCTATATTGGAGGAGAGGAGAGCCAGCCCATCCAGGTTTACTGTGACATGACCACAGATGGTGGAGGATGGCTG GTTTTCCTCAGACGCCAGAATGGAAAGCTGGAATTCTTCAGGAACTGGAAGAACTACACGGCTGGCTTTGGTAACATGAACGATGAGTTCTGGCTGG GTCTCTCCAACCTCCATAAAATCACATCTTCAGGCCATTATGAGCTGCGAGTGGACTTGAGGGACAACGGGGAGACCGCCTACGCGCAATATGACAAGTTCACAATTGCAGAGCCAAGGACACGCTATAAAGTCTACATAGGAACATATAGTGGAACAGCAG